The Alosa sapidissima isolate fAloSap1 chromosome 5, fAloSap1.pri, whole genome shotgun sequence genome has a window encoding:
- the LOC121709525 gene encoding protocadherin alpha-C2-like isoform X1 codes for MDPLSIMLPRKGRLYAFLLFAAVWSLALSVTRYSIPEEIEVGSVIANLATDLGLDISSLGERNVKLEIIQDINKRYLDINKETGDMFILEKIDREYLCPTKTVSSCFLKMDVIIENPVRIFNVELEILDINDNAPQFRRETMHLDISESASPGERFSITNAVDMDVGKNSIETYYLSQSEHFTIDLQSGSDGTKYVDLVLKKELDREKQAIHNLILTAVDGGDPPRSGTASIVVQILDTNDNAPQFDRQVYSVDLIENASAGTLVMKLNATDKDEGSNAELTYSYTLYTSEKTQEKFSLDSNTGEIRVKGVIDFEEIKSFEMYIEAKDKGQQPLSGQCKILVFITDLNDNHPEITVKSLKRSIEENAAVGTVLAVVSVSDRDSGDNGKVDLTIHDRFNLPFLLNKSSEEYFSLLVSEPLDRERVANYDITFKVKDRGTPSLSDNETIRLEILDVNDNAPQFPESFYTIHVMENNEPGTLLSSLSAHDPDLNENQYLVYFIMEKMIANTSMSMLFSINPENGNLYALKTFDYEREREYLFHIEARDSGVPPLSSNVTVHIIILDQNDNTPQIVSPWSAKGTVIEEVIPRSFEKGSLLTKVIALDADSVQNSRITYQFLQVTDATLFSLNQYNGEVRTTRMFSYRDPRYQRLVITARDNGDPPLSATVTIKITTVEQVVTEFSETTEIPLHYDLFTDLNLYLVIGLGSVSFLLLITILVIIVLKCQKPKPTKPPSNRNSVASQRNSTIADSTLISSDAYWYSLFLAETRKGKVVVRQPLPNGAGYFVSSIPRSMALTTTSESRSSTLQESSSDLP; via the exons ATGGATCCTCTCTCAATAATGCTTCCCAGGAAGGGGAGGCTGTACGCGTTCCTACTGTTCGCTGCAGTGTGGAGCCTGGCTTTGTCGGTTACAAGGTATTCCATCCCCGAAGAAATCGAGGTGGGATCCGTTATTGCAAATCTAGCCACAGATCTTGGACTCGACATTAGCAGCCTTGGAGAACGAAACGTGAAGCTCGAGATCATCCAAGACATCAACAAGAGATATCTAGATATCAACAAAGAGACCGGGGATATGTTTATTCTGGAAAAGATAGACAGAGAATATCTGTGCCCGACAAAGACTGTATCATCTTGTTTTCTCAAAATGGATGTCATAATTGAGAATCCGGTACGTATATTTAACGTTGAATTAGAAATTCTGGACATAAATGACAATGCACCTCAGTTTAGGAGAGAAACAATGCACTTAGATATTTCGGAGTCTGCGTCACCAGGTGAACGATTCTCTATTACAAACGCCGTAGATATGGACGTGGGCAAGAATTCAATTGAAACGTATTATTTAAGCCAGAGCGAACATTTTACCATTGACCTACAATCGGGGAGTGATGGGACCAAATATGTAGATTTAGTTTTAAAAAAGGAGCTTGATCGGGAAAAGCAGGCTATTCACAATCTCATTCTGACAGCTGTAGACGGCGGGGACCCTCCGCGATCCGGTACTGCCAGCATTGTAGTTCAGATTCTGGATACGAATGACAACGCCCCTCAATTTGACAGGCAAGTTTACTCTGTCGACTTAATTGAAAACGCATCAGCCGGTACTTTAGTAATGAAACTTAACGCAACCGATAAGGACGAGGGTTCAAACGCAGAGCTGACATATTCGTACACTTTGTACACATCCGAGAAGACCCAGGAGAAATTTTCCTTAGATTCGAACACAGGAGAAATCAGAGTAAAAGGAGTGATTGACTTTGAGGAGATTAAAAGTTTTGAAATGTACATTGAAGCCAAAGACAAGGGTCAGCAACCTCTCTCTGGACAGTGTAAAATACTGGTGTTTATCACAGATCTAAATGACAACCATCCTGAAATTACAGTCAAATCTCTGAAGAGGTCAATAGAGGAAAATGCTGCTGTAGGAACAGTGTTAGCGGTTGTGAGTGTAAGTGACAGAGATTCCGGAGATAATGGTAAAGTGGATTTAACTATCCATGATAGATTTAATCTACCCTTCCTACTCAACAAGTCCTCTGAGGAGTATTTTTCTTTGCTTGTGTCTGAACCTTTGGACCGTGAGAGAGTCGCCAATTATGACATTACATTTAAAGTGAAAGACAGGGGCACACCATCTCTGTCCGACAATGAGACAATAAGATTAGAAATACTGGATGTCAATGACAACGCGCCCCAATTCCCAGAGTCTTTCTACACTATCCATGTCATGGAGAATAATGAGCCTGGGACACTGTTAAGCTCGCTCTCGGCGCATGATCCCGACCTGAACGAAAACCAGTATCTTGTCTACTTCATTATGGAGAAGATGATTGCCAACACATCCATGTCCATGCTTTTCTCAATCAATCCGGAGAATGGTAACCTGTACGCACTCAAGACATTtgactatgagagagagagggagtatctGTTCCACATCGAGGCAAGGGACTCTGGGGTTCCTCCACTGAGCAGCAATGTGACCGTCCACATCATCATCCTGGACCAGAATGACAACACCCCACAAATCGTGTCCCCCTGGAGTGCCAAAGGGACAGTCATCGAGGAGGTCATCCCCAGGTCCTTCGAGAAAGGTTCACTCCTCACCAAAGTCATCGCTCTGGATGCAGACTCCGTGCAGAACTCACGCATTACCTATCAGTTCCTCCAGGTGACGGACGCCACCCTGTTCAGCCTGAATCAGTACAACGGTGAGGTGCGGACCACCCGCATGTTCAGCTACAGAGATCCCCGCTACCAGCGACTGGTCATCACCGCCAGGGACAACGGTGACCCTCCCCTCTCCGCCACGGTCACCATAAAGATCACCACTGTGGAGCAGGTGGTCACCGAATTCTCAGAAACCACGGAGATCCCTCTTCACTACGACCTTTTCACCGACTTAAATCTGTACCTGGTCATCGGCTTGGGGTCAGTGTCCTTCCTGCTGCTGATCACCATCCTGGTCATAATCGTGCTGAAGTGTCAGAAGCCCAAGCCGACCAAGCCGCCATCCAACAGGAACAGCGTGGCCAGTCAGAGGAACTCCACCATCGCCGACTCCACACTGATCTCCAGCGATGCCTACTGGTACAGCCTGTTCCTGGCCGAGACCCGGAAGGGTAAGGTGGTGGTGAGGCAGCCGCTGCCCAACGGCGCCGGCTACTTCGTGTCCAGCATACCCAGGAGCATGGCCCTTACGACGACCAGCGAATCACGGTCCTCCACGTTACAG GAGTCAAGCAGCGACCTGCCATGA
- the LOC121709525 gene encoding protocadherin alpha-C2-like isoform X2 gives MDPLSIMLPRKGRLYAFLLFAAVWSLALSVTRYSIPEEIEVGSVIANLATDLGLDISSLGERNVKLEIIQDINKRYLDINKETGDMFILEKIDREYLCPTKTVSSCFLKMDVIIENPVRIFNVELEILDINDNAPQFRRETMHLDISESASPGERFSITNAVDMDVGKNSIETYYLSQSEHFTIDLQSGSDGTKYVDLVLKKELDREKQAIHNLILTAVDGGDPPRSGTASIVVQILDTNDNAPQFDRQVYSVDLIENASAGTLVMKLNATDKDEGSNAELTYSYTLYTSEKTQEKFSLDSNTGEIRVKGVIDFEEIKSFEMYIEAKDKGQQPLSGQCKILVFITDLNDNHPEITVKSLKRSIEENAAVGTVLAVVSVSDRDSGDNGKVDLTIHDRFNLPFLLNKSSEEYFSLLVSEPLDRERVANYDITFKVKDRGTPSLSDNETIRLEILDVNDNAPQFPESFYTIHVMENNEPGTLLSSLSAHDPDLNENQYLVYFIMEKMIANTSMSMLFSINPENGNLYALKTFDYEREREYLFHIEARDSGVPPLSSNVTVHIIILDQNDNTPQIVSPWSAKGTVIEEVIPRSFEKGSLLTKVIALDADSVQNSRITYQFLQVTDATLFSLNQYNGEVRTTRMFSYRDPRYQRLVITARDNGDPPLSATVTIKITTVEQVVTEFSETTEIPLHYDLFTDLNLYLVIGLGSVSFLLLITILVIIVLKCQKPKPTKPPSNRNSVASQRNSTIADSTLISSDAYWYSLFLAETRKGKVVVRQPLPNGAGYFVSSIPRSMALTTTSESRSSTLQYSK, from the exons ATGGATCCTCTCTCAATAATGCTTCCCAGGAAGGGGAGGCTGTACGCGTTCCTACTGTTCGCTGCAGTGTGGAGCCTGGCTTTGTCGGTTACAAGGTATTCCATCCCCGAAGAAATCGAGGTGGGATCCGTTATTGCAAATCTAGCCACAGATCTTGGACTCGACATTAGCAGCCTTGGAGAACGAAACGTGAAGCTCGAGATCATCCAAGACATCAACAAGAGATATCTAGATATCAACAAAGAGACCGGGGATATGTTTATTCTGGAAAAGATAGACAGAGAATATCTGTGCCCGACAAAGACTGTATCATCTTGTTTTCTCAAAATGGATGTCATAATTGAGAATCCGGTACGTATATTTAACGTTGAATTAGAAATTCTGGACATAAATGACAATGCACCTCAGTTTAGGAGAGAAACAATGCACTTAGATATTTCGGAGTCTGCGTCACCAGGTGAACGATTCTCTATTACAAACGCCGTAGATATGGACGTGGGCAAGAATTCAATTGAAACGTATTATTTAAGCCAGAGCGAACATTTTACCATTGACCTACAATCGGGGAGTGATGGGACCAAATATGTAGATTTAGTTTTAAAAAAGGAGCTTGATCGGGAAAAGCAGGCTATTCACAATCTCATTCTGACAGCTGTAGACGGCGGGGACCCTCCGCGATCCGGTACTGCCAGCATTGTAGTTCAGATTCTGGATACGAATGACAACGCCCCTCAATTTGACAGGCAAGTTTACTCTGTCGACTTAATTGAAAACGCATCAGCCGGTACTTTAGTAATGAAACTTAACGCAACCGATAAGGACGAGGGTTCAAACGCAGAGCTGACATATTCGTACACTTTGTACACATCCGAGAAGACCCAGGAGAAATTTTCCTTAGATTCGAACACAGGAGAAATCAGAGTAAAAGGAGTGATTGACTTTGAGGAGATTAAAAGTTTTGAAATGTACATTGAAGCCAAAGACAAGGGTCAGCAACCTCTCTCTGGACAGTGTAAAATACTGGTGTTTATCACAGATCTAAATGACAACCATCCTGAAATTACAGTCAAATCTCTGAAGAGGTCAATAGAGGAAAATGCTGCTGTAGGAACAGTGTTAGCGGTTGTGAGTGTAAGTGACAGAGATTCCGGAGATAATGGTAAAGTGGATTTAACTATCCATGATAGATTTAATCTACCCTTCCTACTCAACAAGTCCTCTGAGGAGTATTTTTCTTTGCTTGTGTCTGAACCTTTGGACCGTGAGAGAGTCGCCAATTATGACATTACATTTAAAGTGAAAGACAGGGGCACACCATCTCTGTCCGACAATGAGACAATAAGATTAGAAATACTGGATGTCAATGACAACGCGCCCCAATTCCCAGAGTCTTTCTACACTATCCATGTCATGGAGAATAATGAGCCTGGGACACTGTTAAGCTCGCTCTCGGCGCATGATCCCGACCTGAACGAAAACCAGTATCTTGTCTACTTCATTATGGAGAAGATGATTGCCAACACATCCATGTCCATGCTTTTCTCAATCAATCCGGAGAATGGTAACCTGTACGCACTCAAGACATTtgactatgagagagagagggagtatctGTTCCACATCGAGGCAAGGGACTCTGGGGTTCCTCCACTGAGCAGCAATGTGACCGTCCACATCATCATCCTGGACCAGAATGACAACACCCCACAAATCGTGTCCCCCTGGAGTGCCAAAGGGACAGTCATCGAGGAGGTCATCCCCAGGTCCTTCGAGAAAGGTTCACTCCTCACCAAAGTCATCGCTCTGGATGCAGACTCCGTGCAGAACTCACGCATTACCTATCAGTTCCTCCAGGTGACGGACGCCACCCTGTTCAGCCTGAATCAGTACAACGGTGAGGTGCGGACCACCCGCATGTTCAGCTACAGAGATCCCCGCTACCAGCGACTGGTCATCACCGCCAGGGACAACGGTGACCCTCCCCTCTCCGCCACGGTCACCATAAAGATCACCACTGTGGAGCAGGTGGTCACCGAATTCTCAGAAACCACGGAGATCCCTCTTCACTACGACCTTTTCACCGACTTAAATCTGTACCTGGTCATCGGCTTGGGGTCAGTGTCCTTCCTGCTGCTGATCACCATCCTGGTCATAATCGTGCTGAAGTGTCAGAAGCCCAAGCCGACCAAGCCGCCATCCAACAGGAACAGCGTGGCCAGTCAGAGGAACTCCACCATCGCCGACTCCACACTGATCTCCAGCGATGCCTACTGGTACAGCCTGTTCCTGGCCGAGACCCGGAAGGGTAAGGTGGTGGTGAGGCAGCCGCTGCCCAACGGCGCCGGCTACTTCGTGTCCAGCATACCCAGGAGCATGGCCCTTACGACGACCAGCGAATCACGGTCCTCCACGTTACAG TACTCAAAATGA
- the LOC121709521 gene encoding protocadherin-10 isoform X1 — translation MELRRAGRFCFWTGHLTCLALVASVLDLVLAQIRYSIPEELEHGAFVGNIAEDLGLDVNKLSARRFRIVSGSKKQYLEVNLENGVLFVNERIDREELCEQNPSCSFHLQVVIENPLELYRVEVEILDVNDNAPSFPWSEFNLDISESAVPGSRFPLESAQDLDVGTNSLDSYLLSVNEYFSIDVQTRSDGSKFAELILENPLDREHQQLHQMVLTAVDGGSPERSGTTVINITVLDANDNAPVFDQSFYRVRLAENAPKGTVVIKLNATDLDEGPNGDITYSFSGHAPMRVRELFTVDARTGEIKVKGVVDYEKAKMYEIYVQAKDKGPSAVAVHCKVMVNVLDVNDNLPEVILTSVSTPVQEDAQPGTVIAVISVMDKDSGENGNVDCEIPHHVPFQLHSSFRNYYTLVTCDFLDRETTPEYNITLTARDMGTPPLYTRKTIVVQVSDINDNAPRFKQPSYTVYLTENNAPGASICSVSATDPDSDQNSYISYTILEGDIQGMPVSTYVSVNSDNGNLYALRSFDHEHLRNFQITVQAQDAGFPPLRANVTVNVFILDQNDNAPMIVAPVPKNGTAATEIVPRSADSGYLVTRVEAVDADSGQNSRLFYQILQASDQTLFTVALYTGEIRTIRRLVEKDPARQTLVVLVKDNGQPPLSATASIILSVVDSVPETLPDFGDLALGPQFDPNLTLYLIVSLGAISFTFLVAIIVLTAIKAYRDKHAIRGCTLSISSCCGYRSEASSTEVIKKSNLNVQISSGTKGPTNHVEVNGTSALDQNYCYKMCLTPESSKSDFTFLKPCSPTASTLRNNTKGVDRSTSTWSPPQYRLANNGSTSPNEFVAAAAADKDWTLTKNQYNYAHKSTTGLAHMGKTLQRRPTHDPDSFTNSMGPQYWTWGSHMRDYKMTMSSQVGGIPNRCWTPRYPQQSTAQPSPDYQHNVYIPGTASMQCTIKLANCDTLDVYNSFSTFGKKKKKLISNYEQKEDPVITNDLFK, via the exons ATGGAACTGCGGCGCGCCGGGCGATTTTGCTTCTGGACAGGACACCTGACCTGCTTGGCGCTGGTTGCCTCGGTCTTGGATCTGGTTCTGGCACAGATCCGATATAGCATTCCCGAGGAATTGGAACATGGGGCTTTTGTCGGAAATATAGCAGAGGACTTAGGCTTGGACGTCAACAAACTGTCTGCACGAAGGTTCAGAATTGTTTCAGGCTCAAAGAAGCAGTATTTGGAGGTGAACTTGGAGAAcggtgttttgtttgttaatgaGCGCATTGATCGGGAGGAGCTGTGCGAACAAAACCCATCTTGTTCTTTTCACTTGCAAGTCGTTATTGAGAATCCTTTAGAGTTGTACAGGGTGGAAGTCGAAATTCTTGACGTGAACGATAACGCACCAAGTTTTCCTTGGAGCGAATTCAACTTGGATATATCCGAGTCGGCCGTCCCAGGATCTCGATTCCCGCTTGAGAGCGCACAGGATCTAGATGTCGGTACTAACTCGCTGGACTCCTACCTTTTGAGCGTAAATGAATACTTTTCCATAGACGTTCAGACACGCAGTGACGGCAGTAAGTTTGCAGAGCTTATTCTGGAGAACCCACTAGACAGGGAGCACCAGCAATTACATCAGATGGTTCTGACCGCGGTGGATGGAGGTTCTCCAGAGCGGTCTGGTACCACAGTAATAAATATAACAGTTCTCGACGCAAATGATAACGCACCTGTGTTCGACCAGTCTTTCTACAGAGTTAGACTGGCTGAAAACGCTCCAAAAGGTACTGTAGTAATTAAACTCAATGCAACAGACCTGGATGAAGGTCCAAATGGGGACATCACATACTCATTCAGCGGGCACGCGCCGATGAGAGTACGAGAACTGTTCACCGTAGACGCACGCACCGGCGAAATTAAAGTCAAAGGAGTCGTGGATTATGAAAAGGCAAAAATGTACGAGATATATGTCCAGGCAAAAGACAAGGGTCCATCAGCGGTGGCCGTGCACTGTAAAGTCATGGTAAATGTTTTAGACGTCAATGACAACCTTCCCGAGGTTATCCTCACCTCTGTATCCACGCCAGTTCAAGAGGACGCGCAACCCGGCACAGTGATAGCGGTCATAAGCGTAATGGATAAGGATTCCGGGGAAAACGGAAATGTTGACTGTGAGATTCCCCACCACGTCCCTTTTCAACTCCACTCATCTTTCCGAAATTATTACACCTTAGTGACATGTGATTTTCTTGACAGGGAAACCACACCCGAATACAATATAACTCTAACTGCAAGAGACATGGGCACTCCACCACTATACACCCGTAAAACTATTGTGGTTCAGGTATCTGACATCAATGACAATGCTCCTCGATTCAAGCAACCTTCTTACACAGTTTACTTAACCGAGAATAATGCCCCGGGTGCATCCATATGCTCGGTATCAGCTACGGATCCAGACTCGGATCAAAATTCATATATATCCTATACTATTTTAGAGGGTGATATTCAAGGAATGCCTGTATCCACCTATGTTTCAGTTAACTCTGATAATGGAAATTTGTATGCACTGCGCTCATTCGATCATGAGCATCTTAGAAACTTTCAAATAACTGTACAAGCGCAGGATGCTGGCTTTCCACCGTTACGCGCAAATGTTActgtaaatgtttttattttagatCAAAATGACAACGCGCCGATGATTGTGGCTCCTGTACCAAAAAATGGAACAGCGGCGACTGAGATTGTTCCACGGTCAGCCGATTCCGGCTATTTAGTGACTAGAGTCGAAGCTGTGGACGCAGACTCGGGGCAAAACTCTCGTCTGTTTTACCAGATCCTCCAGGCGTCGGACCAGACCCTATTTACCGTGGCCTTGTATACAGGGGAGATCAGAACAATTCGCCGACTGGTAGAAAAGGACCCCGCGAGGCAAACACTTGTCGTTCTGGTGAAGGACAACGGTCAGCCACCCCTGTCGGCCACTGCCTCCATCATATTGTCAGTTGTTGACAGCGTGCCAGAAACCTTGCCAGATTTCGGCGACCTTGCGCTTGGCCCCCAGTTCGACCCGAATCTAACGTTGTACTTAATAGTATCCCTGGGCGCAATTTCATTCACATTTCTGGTGGCTATTATTGTCCTAACTGCAATTAAGGCATACAGGGACAAACATGCCATCCGGGGATGCACCCTATCCATCAGCTCGTGCTGCGGCTACCGCTCGGAGGCCTCCTCCACAGAAGTCATTAAAAAGTCCAACTTGAACGTGCAGATATCCTCGGGAACCAAAGGACCCACGAACCACGTAGAGGTAAATGGTACCAGTGCACTCGACCAGAACTACTGCTACAAAATGTGCTTGACACCGGAATCATCTAAGAGTGACTTTACCTTCCTAAAGCCATGCAGCCCAACAGCCTCAACGCTCCGAAATAACACGAAGGGGGTCGACCGGTCAACATCTACATGGAGCCCACCACAATACCGTCTGGCGAACAATGGAAGCACCTCTCCAAATGAG TTCGTGGCGGCAGCAGCGGCAGACAAGGACTGGACCTTGACAAAGAATCAATATAATTATGCACACAAGAG CACTACGGGCTTAGCTCATATGGGCAAGACCCTGCAGCGCAGGCCTACGCATGATCCAGACAGTTTCACAAATTCTATGGGGCCACAGTACTGGACATGGGGGAGTCACATGCGAG ACTACAAGATGACCATGTCCTCACAAGTGGGTGGGATACCCAACCGATGCTGGACGCCCAGGTACCCTCAGCAAAGTACAGCCCAACCATCGCCTGACTACCAGCACAACGTCTACATCCCGGGCACTGCATCCATGCAGTGCACCATCAAGCTCGCCAATTGTGACACCCTAGATGTATACAACTCTTTCTCTACGTTtgggaaaaagaagaagaagctcATTTCTAATTATGAACAGAAAGAGGACCCTGTAATAACCAACGACCTTTTCAAATGA
- the LOC121709521 gene encoding protocadherin-10 isoform X2 gives MELRRAGRFCFWTGHLTCLALVASVLDLVLAQIRYSIPEELEHGAFVGNIAEDLGLDVNKLSARRFRIVSGSKKQYLEVNLENGVLFVNERIDREELCEQNPSCSFHLQVVIENPLELYRVEVEILDVNDNAPSFPWSEFNLDISESAVPGSRFPLESAQDLDVGTNSLDSYLLSVNEYFSIDVQTRSDGSKFAELILENPLDREHQQLHQMVLTAVDGGSPERSGTTVINITVLDANDNAPVFDQSFYRVRLAENAPKGTVVIKLNATDLDEGPNGDITYSFSGHAPMRVRELFTVDARTGEIKVKGVVDYEKAKMYEIYVQAKDKGPSAVAVHCKVMVNVLDVNDNLPEVILTSVSTPVQEDAQPGTVIAVISVMDKDSGENGNVDCEIPHHVPFQLHSSFRNYYTLVTCDFLDRETTPEYNITLTARDMGTPPLYTRKTIVVQVSDINDNAPRFKQPSYTVYLTENNAPGASICSVSATDPDSDQNSYISYTILEGDIQGMPVSTYVSVNSDNGNLYALRSFDHEHLRNFQITVQAQDAGFPPLRANVTVNVFILDQNDNAPMIVAPVPKNGTAATEIVPRSADSGYLVTRVEAVDADSGQNSRLFYQILQASDQTLFTVALYTGEIRTIRRLVEKDPARQTLVVLVKDNGQPPLSATASIILSVVDSVPETLPDFGDLALGPQFDPNLTLYLIVSLGAISFTFLVAIIVLTAIKAYRDKHAIRGCTLSISSCCGYRSEASSTEVIKKSNLNVQISSGTKGPTNHVEPCSPTASTLRNNTKGVDRSTSTWSPPQYRLANNGSTSPNEFVAAAAADKDWTLTKNQYNYAHKSTTGLAHMGKTLQRRPTHDPDSFTNSMGPQYWTWGSHMRDYKMTMSSQVGGIPNRCWTPRYPQQSTAQPSPDYQHNVYIPGTASMQCTIKLANCDTLDVYNSFSTFGKKKKKLISNYEQKEDPVITNDLFK, from the exons ATGGAACTGCGGCGCGCCGGGCGATTTTGCTTCTGGACAGGACACCTGACCTGCTTGGCGCTGGTTGCCTCGGTCTTGGATCTGGTTCTGGCACAGATCCGATATAGCATTCCCGAGGAATTGGAACATGGGGCTTTTGTCGGAAATATAGCAGAGGACTTAGGCTTGGACGTCAACAAACTGTCTGCACGAAGGTTCAGAATTGTTTCAGGCTCAAAGAAGCAGTATTTGGAGGTGAACTTGGAGAAcggtgttttgtttgttaatgaGCGCATTGATCGGGAGGAGCTGTGCGAACAAAACCCATCTTGTTCTTTTCACTTGCAAGTCGTTATTGAGAATCCTTTAGAGTTGTACAGGGTGGAAGTCGAAATTCTTGACGTGAACGATAACGCACCAAGTTTTCCTTGGAGCGAATTCAACTTGGATATATCCGAGTCGGCCGTCCCAGGATCTCGATTCCCGCTTGAGAGCGCACAGGATCTAGATGTCGGTACTAACTCGCTGGACTCCTACCTTTTGAGCGTAAATGAATACTTTTCCATAGACGTTCAGACACGCAGTGACGGCAGTAAGTTTGCAGAGCTTATTCTGGAGAACCCACTAGACAGGGAGCACCAGCAATTACATCAGATGGTTCTGACCGCGGTGGATGGAGGTTCTCCAGAGCGGTCTGGTACCACAGTAATAAATATAACAGTTCTCGACGCAAATGATAACGCACCTGTGTTCGACCAGTCTTTCTACAGAGTTAGACTGGCTGAAAACGCTCCAAAAGGTACTGTAGTAATTAAACTCAATGCAACAGACCTGGATGAAGGTCCAAATGGGGACATCACATACTCATTCAGCGGGCACGCGCCGATGAGAGTACGAGAACTGTTCACCGTAGACGCACGCACCGGCGAAATTAAAGTCAAAGGAGTCGTGGATTATGAAAAGGCAAAAATGTACGAGATATATGTCCAGGCAAAAGACAAGGGTCCATCAGCGGTGGCCGTGCACTGTAAAGTCATGGTAAATGTTTTAGACGTCAATGACAACCTTCCCGAGGTTATCCTCACCTCTGTATCCACGCCAGTTCAAGAGGACGCGCAACCCGGCACAGTGATAGCGGTCATAAGCGTAATGGATAAGGATTCCGGGGAAAACGGAAATGTTGACTGTGAGATTCCCCACCACGTCCCTTTTCAACTCCACTCATCTTTCCGAAATTATTACACCTTAGTGACATGTGATTTTCTTGACAGGGAAACCACACCCGAATACAATATAACTCTAACTGCAAGAGACATGGGCACTCCACCACTATACACCCGTAAAACTATTGTGGTTCAGGTATCTGACATCAATGACAATGCTCCTCGATTCAAGCAACCTTCTTACACAGTTTACTTAACCGAGAATAATGCCCCGGGTGCATCCATATGCTCGGTATCAGCTACGGATCCAGACTCGGATCAAAATTCATATATATCCTATACTATTTTAGAGGGTGATATTCAAGGAATGCCTGTATCCACCTATGTTTCAGTTAACTCTGATAATGGAAATTTGTATGCACTGCGCTCATTCGATCATGAGCATCTTAGAAACTTTCAAATAACTGTACAAGCGCAGGATGCTGGCTTTCCACCGTTACGCGCAAATGTTActgtaaatgtttttattttagatCAAAATGACAACGCGCCGATGATTGTGGCTCCTGTACCAAAAAATGGAACAGCGGCGACTGAGATTGTTCCACGGTCAGCCGATTCCGGCTATTTAGTGACTAGAGTCGAAGCTGTGGACGCAGACTCGGGGCAAAACTCTCGTCTGTTTTACCAGATCCTCCAGGCGTCGGACCAGACCCTATTTACCGTGGCCTTGTATACAGGGGAGATCAGAACAATTCGCCGACTGGTAGAAAAGGACCCCGCGAGGCAAACACTTGTCGTTCTGGTGAAGGACAACGGTCAGCCACCCCTGTCGGCCACTGCCTCCATCATATTGTCAGTTGTTGACAGCGTGCCAGAAACCTTGCCAGATTTCGGCGACCTTGCGCTTGGCCCCCAGTTCGACCCGAATCTAACGTTGTACTTAATAGTATCCCTGGGCGCAATTTCATTCACATTTCTGGTGGCTATTATTGTCCTAACTGCAATTAAGGCATACAGGGACAAACATGCCATCCGGGGATGCACCCTATCCATCAGCTCGTGCTGCGGCTACCGCTCGGAGGCCTCCTCCACAGAAGTCATTAAAAAGTCCAACTTGAACGTGCAGATATCCTCGGGAACCAAAGGACCCACGAACCACGTAGAG CCATGCAGCCCAACAGCCTCAACGCTCCGAAATAACACGAAGGGGGTCGACCGGTCAACATCTACATGGAGCCCACCACAATACCGTCTGGCGAACAATGGAAGCACCTCTCCAAATGAG TTCGTGGCGGCAGCAGCGGCAGACAAGGACTGGACCTTGACAAAGAATCAATATAATTATGCACACAAGAG CACTACGGGCTTAGCTCATATGGGCAAGACCCTGCAGCGCAGGCCTACGCATGATCCAGACAGTTTCACAAATTCTATGGGGCCACAGTACTGGACATGGGGGAGTCACATGCGAG ACTACAAGATGACCATGTCCTCACAAGTGGGTGGGATACCCAACCGATGCTGGACGCCCAGGTACCCTCAGCAAAGTACAGCCCAACCATCGCCTGACTACCAGCACAACGTCTACATCCCGGGCACTGCATCCATGCAGTGCACCATCAAGCTCGCCAATTGTGACACCCTAGATGTATACAACTCTTTCTCTACGTTtgggaaaaagaagaagaagctcATTTCTAATTATGAACAGAAAGAGGACCCTGTAATAACCAACGACCTTTTCAAATGA